The following proteins come from a genomic window of Triticum aestivum cultivar Chinese Spring chromosome 6A, IWGSC CS RefSeq v2.1, whole genome shotgun sequence:
- the LOC123132344 gene encoding T-complex protein 1 subunit eta, producing the protein MSSMMQPQIILLKEGTDTSQGRAQVVSNISACTAVADTVRTTLGPRGMDKLIHDDKGTTISNDGATIMRLLDIVHPAAKILVDIAKSQDSEVGDGTTTVVLLAAEFMKEAKPYVEDGVHCHNIIRSYRSAGNMAIERVKELAVSIEGKSLEEKKSLLAKCAATTLSSKLISGEKEFFASMVVDAVLAIGHDDRLNLIGIKKVPGGTMRDSFLVNGVAFKKTFSYAGFEQQPKKFLNPKILLLNIELELKSEKENAEIRLSDPLQYQSIVDAEWNIIYDKLDKCVQSGAKIVLSRLAIGDLATQYFADRDIFCAGRVTEEDLQRLSSATGGTVQTSVNNVIDEVLGTCEVFEEKQVGNERFNIFSGCPSGQTATIVLRGGADQFIEEAERSLHDAIMIVRRAVRNSTVVPGGGAIDMEISKYLRLHARNIAGKSQVFVNSFAKALEVIPRQLCDNAGFDATDVLNKLRQKHAADGGANYGVDINTGGIADSFANFVWEPAVVKINAINAATEAACLILSVDETVKNPKSESAQGDAAAMGGRGGGGMRGRGGRGMRRR; encoded by the exons ATGTCGTCGATGATG CAACCGCAGATCATCCTGCTCAAGGAGGGGACGGACACGTCGCAGGGCCGCGCGCAGGTGGTCAGCAACATCAGCGCGTGCACGGCGGTGGCCGACACGGTGCGGACCACCCTGGGCCCCCGCGGGATGGACAAGCTCATCCACGACGACAAGGGCACCACCATCTCCAACGACGGCGCCACCATCATGCGCCTCCTCGACATCGTGCACCCCGCCGCCAAGATCCTCGTCGACATCGCCAAGTCTCAGGACTCCGAG GTTGGTGATGGCACAACTACAGTGGTGCTTCTTGCTGCAGAATTCATGAAGGAAGCTAAACCTTACGTGGAGGATGGAGTGCATTGTCATAATATAATCCGTAGTTATAGGAGTGCTGGCAACATG GCGATTGAAAGGGTTAAAGAGCTCGCAGTCAGCATAGAAGGAAAAAGCCTGGAAGAGAAGAAATCATTGTTAGCCAAGTGTGCTGCCACAACACTCTCATCAAAATTGATAAGCGGAGAGAAGGAGTTCTTTGCTTCTATGGTTGTGGATGCTGTCCTTGCTATTGGTCATGATGACAGACTTAACCTTATTGGAATTAAGAAG GTTCCTGGAGGTACCATGAGAGATTCCTTCCTTGTCAATGGCGTTGCTTTCAAGAAGACATTTTCCTATGCTGGATTTGAGCAACAACCAAAGAAATTCCTGAATCCAAAGATTCTTTTGTTGAACATTGAGCTAGAGTTGAAGTCTGAGAAAGAAAACGCAGAGATCAG ATTATCAGACCCTCTGCAGTACCAATCAATTGTTGATGCTGAATGGAACATTATTTATGACAAGCTGGACAAGTGTGTTCAAAGTGGTGCAAAAATAGTTCTGTCACGGCTAGCTATTGGTGATCTTGCAACACAG TATTTTGCGGATAGAGACATTTTCTGTGCTGGTCGCGTCACAGAAGAGGATTTACAACGCCTAAGCTCAGCTACAGGTGGAACTGTTCAAACTTCTGTCAACAATGTCATTGATGAG GTCCTTGGCACATGTGAGGTTTTTGAGGAAAAGCAAGTAGGCAATGAAAGGTTCAACATATTTAGTGGCTGCCCTTCTGGTCAGACAGCAACTATTGTTCTTCGTGGTGGTGCTGACCAG TTCATAGAGGAAGCTGAAAGAAGTCTCCATGATGCCATCATGATTGTGAGGAGAGCTGTTAGGAATTCAACAGTTGTGCCTGGTGGTGGTGCCATTGAT ATGGAGATAAGCAAGTATCTCCGCCTGCATGCACGGAACATAGCTGGAAAGTCTCAGGTTTTTGTAAATTCATTTGCTAAAGCCCTTGAG GTTATTCCTAGGCAACTTTGTGATAATGCTGGATTTGACGCAACTGATGTGCTCAATAAGCTCAGACAGAAGCATGCAGCTG ATGGTGGTGCTAATTATGGTGTTGACATCAACACCGGTGGAATTGCGGATTCCTTTGCTAACTTTGTGTGGGAACCTGCAGTCGTGAAG ATCAATGCAATTAATGCAGCAACCGAAGCTGCCTGCCTTATTCTGAGTGTTGACGAAACAGTGAAAAACCCAAAG TCGGAGAGCGCGCAAGGCGATGCTGCTGCGATGGGCGGCCGTGGTGGAGGGGGGATGCGTGGCCGAGGCGGCAGGGGAATGCGCAGGCGGTAA